The Neoarius graeffei isolate fNeoGra1 chromosome 10, fNeoGra1.pri, whole genome shotgun sequence genome has a segment encoding these proteins:
- the pla2g1b gene encoding phospholipase A2, with protein MRLSWILLLTSVCVVCAESPPRALWQFGELITCVQPKVNPFLYNNYGCYCGFSGSGSPKDHIDQCCLVHDKCYENARKLPECPGLANLPYIKVYKFTCSDKTITCSASNDKCQATVCECDRVAANCFSQYHHTYNPGNKNLPNEECKN; from the exons tgtgtgtggtgtgtgctgAGTCTCCGCCTCGCGCTCTGTGGCAGTTTGGTGAATTGATCACTTGCGTGCAGCCGAAAGTGAATCCGTTCCTTTACAACAACTATGGATGTTACTGTGGGTTTTCTGGATCTGGCTCTCCTAAAGACCATATTGATCA GTGCTGTCTGGTGCATGATAAGTGCTATGAGAACGCTAGGAAACTTCCAGAATGTCCTGGTTTAGCCAACCTGCCATATATCAAAGTGTACAAATTCACCTGCTCTGATAAAACCATCACCTGCTCAG cCTCCAACGATAAATGCCAGGCCACGGTGTGTGAGTGTGACCGAGTTGCTGCAAACTGCTTCTCTCAGTATCATCACACTTACAACCCCGGCAATAAAAACCTCCCAAATGAAGAGTGCAAGAACTGA